A genomic stretch from Flavobacterium sp. KS-LB2 includes:
- a CDS encoding S9 family peptidase, translating to MYSKKIIALFLFLCLSVVGQQKITIDEMYNGTFRAQGMDELQSMKNTNQYTVLNLDYSSRSMQIDLYDFATLKKVATLIDTKSHKELSNGIDSYTFDASEKMILLACNTNQIFRHSFTADYYLYDITSKKLNKLFDFQVQEPTFSPDGKKIAYAKENNLYVYDLASATSTPITTDGQKNSIINGITDWVYEEEFAFVKAFDWSADSKKVAYIRFDESQVPEFSMSMFGKDLYPTMQTFKYPKAGEKNAVVSLHVYDVNANAVKNINLGKYNDFYIARMKWTNDANILSAQVLNRHQNNLDLLFIDGNSGVAKVILNEKDKAYVDVTDNLTFLKDNSFIWTSEKDGFNHIYLYDKNGKLKNQLTKGNWEVTNYYGLDQKTNTVFYQSVENGSINRDVYRIGLDGKNKLRLSQNTGTNAATFSPNFQYYINTFSSASQPTTYTLNEAKAGKQVQVIENNASLATKLKSYNLPAKEFFVLKTDKGNELNAWMIKPKDFDSAKKYPVFMYQYSGPGSQQVNNEWNSTDDYWFMMLSQQGYIVVCVDGRGTGFKGAAFKKVTQLQLGKYEVEDQIDAAKVIGNYAFVDKSRIGIFGWSYGGFMASNCIMKGNDVFKMAIAVAPVTNWRFYDSVYTERYMTTPQENASGYDDNSPINHVDKLKGKFLLIHGSGDDNVHVQNSMQMMEALIQANKQFDSQIYPDNNHGIYGGKTRVQLYTKMTNFIKENL from the coding sequence ATGTATTCGAAAAAAATTATTGCCTTATTTTTATTTCTGTGTTTATCTGTTGTTGGTCAACAAAAAATCACAATTGATGAAATGTACAACGGCACATTTCGTGCTCAAGGAATGGACGAGTTACAGTCCATGAAAAATACAAATCAGTACACTGTATTGAATTTAGATTACAGTTCCAGAAGTATGCAAATTGATTTGTACGATTTTGCAACTTTAAAAAAGGTAGCTACACTTATAGATACAAAATCCCACAAGGAGTTGTCAAATGGGATTGATAGTTACACGTTTGATGCTTCAGAAAAAATGATTTTATTGGCTTGTAATACCAATCAAATCTTCCGCCACTCGTTTACTGCTGATTATTATTTATATGATATTACTAGTAAAAAATTAAATAAATTATTTGATTTTCAGGTTCAAGAACCAACCTTTTCTCCTGATGGGAAAAAGATTGCTTACGCCAAAGAAAATAATTTGTATGTATATGATTTAGCCTCCGCTACATCGACTCCAATTACTACAGACGGACAAAAAAACAGTATTATTAATGGTATTACGGATTGGGTTTACGAAGAAGAATTTGCTTTTGTAAAAGCTTTTGATTGGAGTGCTGACAGCAAAAAAGTAGCCTACATTCGTTTTGACGAAAGTCAGGTTCCAGAATTCTCCATGTCCATGTTTGGAAAAGACTTGTATCCAACGATGCAAACATTTAAATATCCAAAAGCTGGTGAGAAGAACGCTGTAGTGTCGTTACATGTTTATGATGTGAATGCAAATGCGGTGAAAAATATAAATCTTGGGAAATACAATGATTTTTATATTGCCAGAATGAAATGGACTAACGATGCAAATATCTTGTCTGCGCAGGTATTGAATCGCCACCAAAACAATTTGGATTTGTTATTTATCGATGGTAATTCAGGAGTTGCAAAAGTAATTTTGAACGAAAAAGATAAAGCGTATGTTGATGTAACGGATAATTTGACCTTTTTGAAAGACAACAGTTTTATTTGGACTTCTGAAAAAGACGGTTTCAATCACATTTATTTGTACGATAAAAATGGCAAATTAAAAAATCAACTGACCAAAGGAAATTGGGAAGTAACAAATTACTATGGTTTAGACCAAAAGACAAATACAGTTTTCTATCAGTCTGTTGAAAATGGATCTATCAATAGAGATGTTTACAGAATAGGACTTGACGGAAAAAACAAATTGCGTTTGTCGCAAAATACAGGAACGAATGCAGCTACATTCAGTCCGAATTTTCAATATTACATCAATACGTTTTCTAGCGCGTCTCAACCGACTACCTACACGCTAAACGAAGCCAAAGCCGGAAAACAGGTTCAGGTCATTGAAAACAATGCATCATTGGCTACGAAGCTAAAAAGTTATAATTTGCCCGCTAAAGAGTTTTTTGTTTTAAAAACGGACAAAGGAAATGAACTAAATGCTTGGATGATTAAACCTAAAGATTTTGATTCAGCTAAAAAATATCCTGTTTTCATGTACCAATATTCTGGTCCGGGTTCACAACAAGTGAATAACGAATGGAACAGCACAGATGATTACTGGTTTATGATGCTGTCACAACAAGGGTATATTGTGGTTTGTGTAGATGGACGTGGAACTGGTTTTAAAGGAGCTGCTTTCAAAAAAGTAACACAATTGCAATTAGGAAAATACGAAGTAGAAGATCAGATTGACGCTGCAAAAGTGATAGGAAATTACGCATTTGTGGATAAATCTAGAATTGGTATATTTGGCTGGTCGTATGGTGGTTTTATGGCATCTAATTGTATCATGAAAGGAAATGATGTTTTCAAAATGGCAATTGCTGTAGCTCCGGTTACAAACTGGCGTTTTTATGACAGTGTATATACGGAACGTTACATGACGACACCACAGGAAAATGCGAGCGGTTACGATGATAACTCACCAATAAATCATGTGGATAAGTTGAAAGGGAAATTCCTTTTGATTCACGGTTCAGGAGATGATAATGTGCATGTTCAAAACTCTATGCAAATGATGGAAGCTTTGATTCAGGCTAACAAACAATTTGATTCGCAAATTTATCCAGACAATAATCACGGAATTTACGGTGGAAAAACCAGAGTTCAGTTGTACACTAAAATGACTAATTTTATCAAAGAAAATTTATAA
- a CDS encoding peptide MFS transporter yields MSENTTDQFFKSTVLGHPAGLFVLFFTEMWERFSFYGMRSLLILFLTASFTDGGWEWTRENASALFGSYVGLVYLSTMLGGYFADKVIGFRWAVVVGASLMTLGHASMAIETEFSIYLGLVLLVFGNGFFKPNMTSIVSEMYKDRPEKKDGAYTLFYMGVNAGAFFGILLCGYLGEKVGWTYGFGLAGIFMFFGMLQFWLSQNIFGDIGLKPNKESKAKAEALDTDKRNPFTPIQLAAIAFSSLLALLWLLNDPASKISGGKVNVFSFLGENGNSIAIVSALVVFIVLLVYRFTQYSKITKEKLIAVTFFAFLTIFFWAIFEQSPNSLTIFANDYTDRVLTGNWSVVFLVMNSLITILPLVIITWVLILLFKQTFKFYALANIILSVSFIIIWTIAIWMLTKDYYTAGYLSLSDSTLQALKIDKVTTALTEVPATWFSTLNSLFIISLAPLFSKWWESKYNPSANLKYGIGMGLLALGMACVAFGASGIEAGAKTASVSMIWLILVYLFHTMAELCISPVGLSYVSKLVPARMIAFMFGVWYLAVAIGMKGAGMFGENIDKIADEHGLSYFFWMLAIISIVVALFSILMAPIIKKLMHGVR; encoded by the coding sequence ATGAGTGAAAATACTACAGATCAATTTTTTAAAAGTACCGTTCTAGGACATCCAGCGGGGTTATTCGTTTTATTCTTCACAGAGATGTGGGAGCGATTTTCATTCTATGGAATGCGTTCTTTATTGATATTGTTTTTAACTGCTTCCTTTACAGATGGTGGTTGGGAATGGACTCGTGAAAATGCTTCTGCATTATTTGGATCTTACGTAGGTTTGGTTTATTTATCCACAATGTTAGGTGGTTATTTTGCCGATAAAGTGATAGGTTTTAGATGGGCAGTTGTTGTAGGTGCCAGTTTGATGACTTTAGGACACGCTTCTATGGCTATTGAAACAGAATTTTCTATTTACTTAGGATTAGTATTATTGGTTTTTGGTAATGGTTTTTTCAAGCCAAACATGACATCAATCGTATCTGAAATGTACAAAGATCGTCCTGAGAAAAAAGATGGGGCCTATACTTTATTCTATATGGGTGTAAATGCCGGGGCTTTCTTTGGTATTTTACTTTGTGGATATTTAGGAGAAAAAGTGGGTTGGACGTATGGTTTTGGTCTTGCTGGAATATTTATGTTCTTTGGAATGTTACAGTTTTGGTTGTCTCAAAATATCTTTGGAGACATTGGTTTGAAACCAAATAAAGAAAGCAAAGCAAAGGCAGAAGCATTGGATACAGATAAAAGAAATCCTTTTACACCTATACAATTAGCTGCTATTGCATTTTCGTCGTTATTAGCTTTATTGTGGCTATTAAATGATCCCGCTTCCAAGATATCAGGAGGAAAAGTGAATGTTTTTTCATTCCTTGGTGAAAACGGAAACTCTATTGCTATAGTTTCGGCACTAGTTGTGTTTATTGTATTGTTAGTGTATAGATTTACTCAGTATTCTAAAATCACCAAAGAAAAATTAATAGCAGTTACCTTCTTTGCATTTTTGACTATTTTCTTTTGGGCAATTTTCGAACAGTCTCCAAACAGTTTAACCATTTTTGCGAATGATTATACGGATAGAGTTTTAACAGGTAATTGGAGTGTAGTATTTTTAGTGATGAATTCATTGATAACGATTCTACCATTAGTAATTATTACTTGGGTATTGATCTTATTATTCAAACAAACTTTTAAATTTTACGCTCTTGCTAATATTATTCTAAGTGTGAGTTTTATAATTATTTGGACAATAGCAATCTGGATGTTGACAAAAGATTATTATACAGCAGGCTATTTATCATTATCAGATTCAACTTTGCAAGCATTGAAAATTGATAAAGTTACCACGGCTTTAACCGAAGTTCCAGCAACTTGGTTTTCTACCTTAAATTCCTTGTTTATTATTTCATTAGCACCATTGTTTTCTAAATGGTGGGAGAGTAAATACAATCCTTCTGCGAATTTGAAATATGGTATAGGAATGGGGTTATTAGCACTTGGTATGGCATGTGTCGCTTTTGGCGCAAGCGGAATCGAAGCTGGTGCCAAAACGGCTTCAGTAAGTATGATTTGGTTGATTCTAGTCTATCTTTTCCATACAATGGCTGAATTGTGTATCTCGCCAGTAGGACTGTCTTATGTAAGTAAATTAGTTCCAGCAAGAATGATTGCATTTATGTTTGGAGTTTGGTATCTTGCAGTAGCAATTGGAATGAAAGGTGCAGGTATGTTTGGAGAAAATATTGATAAAATTGCTGACGAACATGGATTGAGTTATTTCTTTTGGATGCTAGCAATAATATCTATAGTGGTGGCTTTATTCTCTATTTTGATGGCACCGATAATTAAAAAATTAATGCATGGTGTTCGATAA
- a CDS encoding hydroxymethylglutaryl-CoA reductase, degradative, with protein sequence MNKAISGFSKLSKEEKISWIANQYFSTPAEAISLLKNYWNSDEKIQKLHDEFIENTITNFYIPLGVAPNFLINGKYSTIPMAIEESSVVAAASKAAKFWSTRGGFKATVINTEKIGQVHFIYKGDISKLNLFFAQNKNKFFSETESITTNMQKRGGGILDIVLKDKTDLLPNYFQLHATFETKDSMGANFINSCLEQFSKTLKEEAHNYDLFTETEKEIEVVMSILSNYVPNCIVRAEVSCPIADLEEKHITNPLEFAEKFVQAVQIAEVEPYRAVTHNKGIMNGVDAVVLATGNDFRAVEAGIHAYASRNGKYSSLSHAKIEEGIFTFWLEIPLALGTVGGLTSLHPLVKLSLEMLEKPSAKELMQFVAVAGLAQNFAALRSLTTTGIQEGHMKMHLNNIINQFEANDEERVLIQKYFKKNTVSHSAVVTFIEGLRK encoded by the coding sequence ATGAATAAGGCCATTAGCGGATTTTCTAAATTATCCAAAGAAGAAAAAATTAGTTGGATTGCCAATCAATATTTTTCTACACCTGCAGAAGCCATCTCCTTGCTGAAAAACTACTGGAATTCGGATGAAAAAATACAGAAATTACACGATGAATTCATCGAAAACACGATAACTAATTTCTATATTCCGCTGGGAGTTGCTCCTAATTTCCTGATTAATGGAAAATACAGCACCATTCCCATGGCTATTGAAGAAAGTTCTGTTGTTGCTGCTGCCTCCAAAGCTGCTAAATTTTGGTCCACGCGAGGCGGATTTAAAGCAACTGTAATCAATACCGAAAAAATAGGTCAGGTTCATTTTATCTACAAAGGTGATATTTCAAAACTGAACTTATTTTTTGCCCAAAACAAAAATAAATTTTTCTCAGAAACAGAATCGATTACCACAAATATGCAAAAACGCGGTGGCGGAATTTTAGACATTGTTCTAAAAGACAAAACCGATTTATTGCCGAATTATTTTCAGTTGCATGCCACTTTTGAAACTAAAGATAGCATGGGAGCAAATTTCATCAATTCGTGCCTAGAACAATTTTCTAAAACTCTAAAAGAAGAAGCACATAATTATGACTTGTTCACGGAAACAGAGAAAGAGATTGAAGTCGTAATGAGCATTCTTTCGAATTATGTTCCAAATTGCATTGTAAGAGCCGAAGTGTCTTGTCCGATTGCTGATTTAGAAGAAAAACACATTACTAATCCTCTCGAATTTGCCGAGAAATTTGTGCAAGCCGTTCAAATCGCCGAAGTTGAACCCTATCGTGCCGTAACGCACAACAAAGGAATCATGAATGGAGTAGATGCCGTAGTTTTAGCAACAGGAAATGATTTCCGTGCTGTCGAAGCAGGAATTCACGCCTACGCCTCACGAAACGGAAAATATTCCAGCCTTTCACACGCTAAAATTGAAGAAGGTATTTTTACTTTTTGGTTAGAAATTCCTTTAGCGTTAGGAACTGTAGGTGGTTTAACTTCTTTGCATCCGTTAGTAAAACTATCATTGGAAATGTTGGAAAAACCATCTGCCAAGGAGTTAATGCAGTTTGTAGCGGTAGCGGGTCTGGCCCAAAACTTTGCTGCTTTGCGATCTCTAACTACAACTGGAATTCAGGAAGGACACATGAAAATGCATTTGAACAACATCATCAACCAGTTTGAAGCTAATGACGAAGAACGTGTTTTGATTCAGAAATATTTCAAAAAAAATACCGTTTCGCATAGTGCAGTAGTCACCTTTATTGAAGGTTTAAGAAAATAA
- a CDS encoding peptidylprolyl isomerase — protein MAVLQKIRQRSLLLILVIGFCLLAFIIGDIFNSGGFNSTSKDVGSIDGKDISFEDFRVKVSNVEKSGQGITSTEAANRVWEQEVSVALLTSEFDKLGLRVGEKHLLEVLKTDQNIGGNPLFLNTAGVFDVVKFKEYFKANPAQAQFLKDREKDAELNAKYQMYNTLIKAAVYTTESEGKLKYEMEANKVNFAYVAGLYSTIKDSEVKVTDAEIVDFMKKNEKKYKADESREVEYVLIEDKPSAADESEVKTKINALLTGSVVYNQTTGKNDTLPGFRTTSNAVEFVNSNSDVPYDSTYIAKKDLPALDADKLFNLAPGAVYGPYVYGKYYCISKSMGMKSGVNAKASHILIGYEGTQVPNQKEKRTKEQAKAKAESILAQVNANPDSFMMLAFTSSDDSSAQQGGDLGYFGPNQMVKPFNDFVFNNGIGKVGLVETDFGFHIIKVTDKQDGIRLATVAQKIEASEATSDKMFTQATKLEMDAADKDFNKVAKDMGLKVSPAVSVKGMDENFGTLGNQRTIVRWAFEDGVKVGAVKRFEVANVGHVIAKLKSIDNSGLVAVSVVRPYVEPILKNKKKAELIKAKMSGSSLEAIAKAVGGTVQQATGLTMENTMLPNVGPEPKVVGNAFALAANKLSAPIEGNTGVYVVKNMSTVKAPVLKSHAAYVTKLKAQSASDANRVIPALKANAKIEDNRIDFNY, from the coding sequence ATGGCAGTTTTACAAAAAATTAGACAACGTTCACTTCTTCTGATACTCGTTATTGGGTTTTGTTTATTAGCATTTATCATAGGTGATATATTCAATAGCGGTGGTTTCAACAGTACATCAAAAGATGTAGGAAGCATCGATGGAAAAGATATTTCATTTGAAGATTTTAGGGTTAAAGTAAGTAATGTTGAGAAAAGTGGTCAAGGCATTACTTCAACTGAAGCGGCTAACAGAGTTTGGGAACAAGAAGTTTCTGTTGCTTTATTAACTTCTGAATTTGATAAATTAGGACTTAGAGTAGGTGAAAAACACTTATTAGAAGTGTTAAAAACAGATCAGAATATTGGAGGAAATCCATTGTTTTTAAACACAGCTGGTGTTTTTGATGTTGTGAAATTCAAAGAATATTTTAAAGCAAATCCTGCACAAGCTCAATTCTTGAAAGATAGAGAGAAGGATGCGGAGTTGAATGCTAAATACCAAATGTATAACACTTTGATTAAAGCAGCAGTTTACACAACGGAAAGCGAAGGAAAGTTGAAATATGAAATGGAAGCAAACAAAGTAAACTTTGCTTACGTTGCAGGTTTATATTCTACAATCAAAGACAGTGAAGTAAAAGTTACTGATGCTGAGATTGTTGATTTCATGAAGAAAAATGAAAAAAAATACAAAGCGGATGAGTCTCGCGAAGTAGAATATGTTTTGATCGAAGACAAGCCTTCTGCTGCCGATGAATCAGAAGTTAAAACAAAAATAAATGCATTGTTAACTGGAAGTGTGGTTTACAATCAAACTACAGGTAAAAACGATACATTGCCAGGATTTAGAACAACTTCGAATGCAGTAGAATTTGTAAATTCTAATTCAGATGTTCCTTATGATTCAACTTATATCGCTAAAAAAGATTTGCCAGCTTTAGATGCTGATAAATTATTTAACCTTGCTCCAGGAGCAGTTTATGGACCATATGTTTATGGGAAATACTACTGTATTTCAAAATCTATGGGTATGAAATCAGGAGTTAATGCTAAAGCAAGTCATATTTTAATTGGTTACGAAGGAACACAAGTTCCTAACCAAAAAGAGAAGAGAACAAAAGAACAAGCAAAAGCAAAAGCAGAAAGTATTTTGGCACAAGTTAATGCTAATCCAGATAGTTTCATGATGTTGGCTTTCACTAGCTCTGATGATTCATCAGCACAACAAGGTGGTGATTTAGGGTATTTTGGTCCTAACCAAATGGTAAAACCGTTTAATGATTTCGTTTTTAATAATGGTATTGGTAAAGTTGGTTTAGTAGAAACTGATTTTGGTTTTCATATTATTAAAGTTACTGATAAACAAGACGGAATTCGTTTGGCTACTGTAGCTCAAAAAATTGAAGCCTCTGAAGCAACTTCTGATAAAATGTTTACACAAGCAACTAAGTTAGAAATGGATGCTGCGGATAAAGATTTTAATAAAGTGGCAAAAGATATGGGACTTAAAGTTTCACCAGCTGTTTCAGTTAAGGGAATGGATGAAAACTTTGGAACATTAGGAAATCAAAGAACAATCGTGAGATGGGCTTTTGAGGATGGTGTTAAAGTAGGTGCTGTAAAAAGATTTGAAGTGGCTAATGTAGGTCACGTTATTGCAAAACTAAAAAGTATTGATAACTCTGGTTTGGTAGCTGTTTCAGTTGTTAGACCTTATGTTGAGCCAATTCTTAAAAACAAAAAGAAAGCAGAGCTAATCAAAGCAAAAATGTCTGGTTCTTCTCTTGAAGCTATTGCAAAAGCGGTTGGAGGAACAGTGCAACAAGCTACTGGTTTGACTATGGAAAATACGATGTTGCCAAATGTTGGTCCAGAGCCTAAAGTGGTTGGAAATGCATTTGCATTAGCAGCAAATAAATTATCAGCTCCAATTGAAGGGAATACTGGAGTTTATGTGGTGAAAAACATGAGTACAGTTAAAGCACCAGTTTTAAAAAGCCACGCTGCGTATGTAACTAAATTAAAAGCACAAAGCGCTTCTGATGCAAATAGAGTTATTCCTGCATTGAAAGCTAACGCAAAAATTGAAGACAATAGAATAGATTTTAATTACTAA
- a CDS encoding GYDIA family GHMP kinase produces the protein MKKTFYSNGKLLITGEYLVLDGAKAFALPTKQGQNLIIEKGKNNEIFWKSYDADRSIWFEDTLSFSDISNGITDENESVKTTLTTILHEAFKLNPDFILNSDGYSITTELGFPKSWGLGTSSTLINNIAQWLQIDAFILLKNSFGGSGYDIACAQNDTPILYHLEHGNPIVEKTPFNPEFTQNLYFVYLNKKQSSKTAIAAYNINKKNNLAKTIALNDNITSEVLNATSLQSFAAALQRHEIQMSSILETHTIKEAVFPDFNGVIKSLGAWGGDFVMAISEKNPSAYFASKGYDTIVAYNDMILS, from the coding sequence ATGAAAAAAACATTCTACAGTAACGGAAAACTTTTAATCACAGGAGAATATCTGGTTCTTGATGGTGCAAAAGCATTCGCTTTACCTACGAAACAAGGACAAAACCTTATTATAGAAAAAGGAAAGAACAACGAAATTTTCTGGAAAAGTTATGATGCTGATAGAAGTATTTGGTTTGAAGACACTCTTTCATTTTCTGATATTTCTAACGGAATAACTGATGAAAACGAATCGGTCAAAACAACACTGACTACTATTTTACACGAAGCATTTAAACTCAATCCGGATTTCATTTTAAATTCGGATGGTTATAGTATCACTACTGAACTTGGATTCCCAAAAAGCTGGGGCCTAGGAACATCATCGACTTTGATAAACAATATTGCACAGTGGTTGCAAATTGATGCCTTTATACTGCTTAAAAACAGTTTTGGAGGTAGTGGTTATGATATTGCGTGCGCACAAAACGATACTCCTATATTATATCATCTGGAACACGGCAATCCTATCGTGGAAAAGACACCTTTCAATCCAGAATTCACACAAAACCTATACTTTGTATATCTCAACAAAAAGCAAAGCAGTAAAACCGCTATAGCAGCTTATAACATTAATAAAAAAAACAATCTTGCTAAAACCATTGCTTTAAATGACAACATAACTTCTGAAGTTTTGAATGCTACTTCGCTTCAATCTTTTGCTGCTGCTTTACAAAGGCACGAAATTCAAATGAGCAGTATTCTGGAAACACATACCATAAAAGAAGCTGTATTTCCTGATTTTAACGGTGTGATAAAAAGTCTTGGTGCATGGGGTGGCGATTTTGTGATGGCGATTTCAGAGAAAAATCCTAGCGCTTATTTCGCATCAAAAGGATACGATACTATTGTCGCTTACAATGACATGATATTAAGCTAA
- a CDS encoding peptide MFS transporter, which produces MTNDALNKEEFFGHPKALFILFFTEMWERFSFYGMKALLIFYLTKYHLFSDSSGNLLIGSYAALVYAVPVIGGFIADKYLGFRKAIVFGGIMLVLGHIGMAYEGNAATESITGEITRDETALQIFYFSLSLIIVGVGFLKANISSLVGELYETGDKRRDSGFTLFYMGINLGSFLATLICVWLGEKYGWSYGFGAAGVGMFFGLLTFISGRKLLNGKGESNNASFLEEKSFGLKKEWLIYIGSVLSTLLFWQMVQNHDAVSWALKIAGGISFVYIVYYAITQLDGKARHQLIALTILIVFTIVFWALFEQAYTSMNLFADRILDRTIFGHEVSAGQFLSFNALFIILLAPVFAWIWPNLGKYNPNTAVKFALALALVGLGFGALVMGINLSGTGKVAAIWLILAYFLHTCGELSLSPVGLSAVTKLSPAKIVGFMMGVWFLATASSEFIASILANIASVDTSNGTAPDLNLAKESYLVLFEYLFYTGLGFGLVLLVLSPIIKKLMHGVDKELNN; this is translated from the coding sequence ATGACAAACGACGCATTGAATAAGGAAGAATTTTTTGGACATCCAAAAGCGCTTTTTATATTGTTTTTTACCGAAATGTGGGAACGGTTTTCGTTCTACGGTATGAAAGCTTTATTGATTTTTTATCTGACAAAATACCATTTGTTTTCGGATTCTTCAGGGAACTTATTAATTGGTAGTTATGCTGCTTTAGTATATGCTGTGCCTGTAATAGGTGGTTTCATAGCCGATAAATACCTTGGATTTAGAAAAGCAATTGTTTTTGGAGGTATTATGCTGGTTTTGGGTCATATAGGAATGGCGTATGAAGGAAATGCCGCAACTGAATCTATAACAGGCGAAATTACGCGGGACGAAACTGCCTTGCAAATATTTTACTTTTCCCTATCGCTAATTATTGTTGGAGTTGGTTTTCTAAAAGCCAATATCTCGTCCTTAGTGGGAGAATTATATGAAACGGGCGATAAAAGAAGAGATTCTGGATTTACCTTATTTTATATGGGGATCAACTTAGGTTCTTTTTTAGCTACGTTAATTTGCGTTTGGCTTGGAGAAAAATATGGTTGGAGTTATGGTTTTGGAGCAGCCGGAGTTGGAATGTTTTTTGGATTACTAACTTTTATTTCCGGTAGAAAATTATTGAATGGAAAAGGAGAATCAAACAATGCTTCGTTCTTAGAGGAAAAATCATTTGGACTTAAAAAGGAATGGTTAATTTATATTGGAAGTGTATTGTCGACATTGTTGTTTTGGCAAATGGTTCAAAATCACGATGCAGTTTCATGGGCTTTGAAAATTGCAGGAGGAATCTCTTTTGTTTATATTGTATATTATGCCATTACGCAGTTAGATGGTAAAGCACGTCATCAATTGATTGCTTTGACTATTTTAATCGTTTTTACAATTGTATTTTGGGCGTTGTTTGAACAAGCGTATACTTCTATGAACTTATTTGCTGATAGAATTTTAGATCGAACTATTTTTGGTCATGAAGTCTCTGCCGGACAGTTCTTAAGTTTTAATGCCTTATTTATAATTTTGCTCGCCCCAGTTTTTGCTTGGATATGGCCAAATTTAGGAAAATACAATCCAAATACAGCGGTGAAATTTGCTTTAGCATTAGCTTTAGTAGGTTTGGGTTTTGGCGCATTAGTTATGGGTATAAATCTTTCTGGTACAGGAAAAGTAGCGGCGATTTGGTTGATATTAGCTTATTTTTTGCATACTTGCGGAGAGTTGAGTTTGTCACCAGTAGGACTTTCTGCAGTGACTAAATTGTCTCCGGCAAAAATCGTTGGTTTCATGATGGGCGTTTGGTTTTTGGCAACAGCCAGTTCTGAATTTATTGCCTCTATTTTAGCGAATATCGCTTCTGTAGATACGTCAAATGGTACAGCGCCTGATTTGAATTTGGCTAAAGAAAGTTACTTAGTTCTTTTTGAATATTTATTTTATACAGGACTAGGTTTTGGATTAGTACTATTAGTACTTTCGCCAATAATCAAAAAATTAATGCACGGAGTTGATAAAGAATTAAATAATTAA
- a CDS encoding thioredoxin family protein: protein MKKIIIALLLFAGSFAAEAQELVWETNVIKAMEVSNATKKPMLLFFTGSDWCGWCIRLQKEVLKTPEFATWAKDNVVLVELDYPRRAPQTPEIKKQNDELQQVFAIQGFPTIHFANVTTVDGKVNFVGLGSTGYVAGGPSAWLAVANEFLKKK from the coding sequence ATGAAGAAAATAATAATTGCTTTATTATTGTTTGCGGGTTCATTTGCAGCAGAAGCACAAGAATTAGTTTGGGAAACCAATGTCATTAAGGCTATGGAAGTTTCGAATGCAACTAAAAAACCAATGTTGTTATTTTTTACAGGTAGCGATTGGTGCGGATGGTGTATCAGGTTACAAAAAGAGGTATTGAAAACACCTGAATTTGCTACTTGGGCCAAAGATAATGTAGTTCTTGTAGAATTAGATTATCCTAGAAGAGCACCACAGACTCCTGAGATTAAAAAACAAAACGACGAATTACAGCAAGTTTTTGCAATTCAAGGATTCCCAACAATCCATTTTGCGAATGTTACCACTGTCGATGGTAAAGTGAATTTTGTAGGTTTAGGAAGTACGGGTTATGTTGCTGGCGGACCATCTGCGTGGTTGGCTGTTGCAAATGAATTTCTGAAAAAGAAATAA